Proteins encoded in a region of the Streptomyces sp. NBC_00258 genome:
- a CDS encoding acetoacetate--CoA ligase, with the protein MTRPYPDPFMTPDPQAAASSRIVDFARRSARHRGVGTGDDHTDYAALHRWSVTDLEGFWGAVWEYFDIDADSAYERVLAEEAMPGARWFPGATLNYTHHALRGLSPDRPAIVALDETGSARPVGAGQLRAEVASVAATLRDLGVGMGDRVVGYLPNTPHAIVAFLAAASLGAVWSVCGQDYAPKAAADRFAQLEPTVLISADGYLFNGTAHDRREASLELARALPTLKAAVLVDHIGLPRLSRKYPSLAVPWEDAATRTEQLACTPVPFDHPRWVVFSSGTTGLPKGIVHGHGGVLLEHLKTLGLHSDLGPGDRLLWYTTTHWMMWNLVASTLLTGATACTYDGSPAPLARPGILWELAARHRVTVFGTSPQYLLGMAKFGIDPSVHDLSSVRVVGCTGSALPASAYPWVRDHVGDRVLLASISGGTDIVSGFAGSAPTTPVRAGELSAPHLGVALAAYDAEGRPVLDQVGELVVTRPMPSMPLYFWDDPDGTRYHDAYFSTYPGVWRHGDWITFTSHGSVIVHGRSDSTLNRNGVRLGSADIHDVVERLPEVAEALVIGAEEPDGGYWMPLFVVPAAGATLDDALRHRIREAIRAGVSPRHVPDEILAVPAVPHTRTGKKLEVPVKRLLQGTPAEQVVNPATVDAPELIDYYARLGAERRARTGAEPARQ; encoded by the coding sequence ATGACCAGGCCGTACCCGGACCCCTTCATGACTCCCGATCCGCAGGCCGCGGCCTCCAGCCGCATCGTGGACTTCGCCCGCCGGTCCGCCCGGCACCGGGGCGTCGGCACGGGCGACGACCACACCGACTACGCCGCGCTGCACCGCTGGTCCGTCACGGACCTGGAGGGCTTCTGGGGTGCGGTGTGGGAGTACTTCGACATCGACGCGGACAGCGCGTACGAGCGGGTGCTGGCCGAGGAGGCCATGCCGGGTGCCCGCTGGTTCCCCGGGGCGACCCTCAACTACACCCACCACGCCCTGCGCGGCCTGAGCCCCGACCGGCCCGCGATCGTCGCGCTGGACGAGACCGGTTCGGCCCGCCCGGTCGGCGCCGGGCAACTGCGTGCCGAGGTCGCCTCCGTCGCCGCGACCCTGCGCGACCTCGGCGTCGGTATGGGCGACCGGGTCGTCGGCTACCTCCCCAACACCCCGCACGCCATCGTGGCGTTCCTCGCCGCAGCGAGCCTCGGCGCCGTCTGGTCGGTGTGCGGCCAGGACTACGCGCCGAAGGCCGCCGCCGACCGCTTCGCCCAGCTGGAACCCACCGTCCTGATCTCCGCCGACGGATACCTCTTCAACGGAACCGCCCACGACCGCCGCGAGGCGTCCCTCGAACTGGCCCGCGCGCTACCGACGTTGAAGGCCGCCGTGCTCGTGGATCACATCGGCCTGCCGCGGCTGTCCCGGAAGTACCCGTCCCTGGCCGTGCCGTGGGAGGACGCGGCCACCCGCACGGAGCAACTCGCCTGTACGCCGGTACCGTTCGACCACCCGCGCTGGGTCGTCTTCTCCTCCGGCACCACCGGCCTGCCCAAGGGCATCGTGCACGGCCACGGCGGAGTCCTCCTGGAACACCTGAAGACCCTGGGTCTGCACTCCGACCTCGGCCCCGGCGACCGCCTCCTCTGGTACACCACCACCCACTGGATGATGTGGAACCTGGTCGCCTCCACCCTGCTGACGGGCGCCACGGCCTGTACGTACGACGGCAGCCCGGCGCCGCTCGCCCGCCCCGGCATCCTGTGGGAGCTGGCCGCCCGCCATCGCGTCACCGTCTTCGGCACGAGTCCCCAATACCTGCTGGGGATGGCCAAGTTCGGCATCGACCCGTCCGTGCACGACCTGTCGTCCGTCCGCGTGGTCGGCTGCACCGGCTCCGCACTGCCGGCCTCCGCCTATCCCTGGGTCCGCGACCACGTCGGCGACCGCGTCCTGCTCGCCTCCATCAGCGGCGGAACGGACATCGTCTCCGGCTTCGCCGGCAGCGCGCCCACGACACCTGTCCGGGCGGGGGAACTGTCGGCTCCCCACCTCGGCGTGGCGCTGGCCGCGTACGACGCCGAGGGGCGCCCTGTCCTCGACCAGGTCGGTGAGCTGGTGGTCACCCGCCCCATGCCGTCGATGCCGCTGTACTTCTGGGACGACCCGGACGGCACCCGGTACCACGACGCGTACTTCTCCACGTATCCCGGTGTGTGGCGGCACGGCGACTGGATCACCTTCACCTCCCACGGTTCGGTGATCGTGCACGGCCGCTCCGACTCCACCCTCAACCGCAACGGCGTACGGCTCGGGAGCGCCGACATCCACGATGTCGTCGAGCGGCTTCCGGAGGTCGCCGAGGCCCTGGTCATCGGGGCGGAGGAACCGGACGGCGGCTACTGGATGCCGCTGTTCGTGGTCCCGGCGGCCGGTGCGACCCTCGACGACGCGCTCCGCCACCGCATCCGTGAGGCGATCCGCGCCGGTGTCTCGCCGCGCCACGTCCCCGACGAGATCCTCGCAGTCCCGGCCGTCCCGCACACCCGCACGGGCAAGAAGCTCGAAGTCCCCGTCAAGCGGCTGCTCCAGGGCACGCCCGCCGAGCAGGTCGTCAACCCGGCCACCGTCGACGCGCCCGAACTCATCGACTACTACGCCCGGCTGGGAGCCGAACGCCGCGCGCGGACAGGTGCCGAGCCCGCCCGTCAGTGA
- a CDS encoding sulfite exporter TauE/SafE family protein, with the protein MSPLILALTAGAVIGLALGALGGGGSVLAVPALIYLLGFTPVAASTASLLIVTATSATALFGHARDGQVRWRTGALLAAAGIGPALLGGAVAGRLPDAALTGAFAVVAAVAAARMLRSRQGPDDARPVRSVRAAAAGGGLGAVTGVLGVGGGFLAVPALVGVLGLRMREAVGTSLLVITVNSLAALVMRAGTADGLDWAVIAPFAGAAILGAWDGKRLAAKVSSPTLQRVFALVLLAVAALMLIDTAV; encoded by the coding sequence GTGAGCCCTCTCATACTCGCCCTGACTGCCGGTGCCGTCATCGGGCTGGCGCTCGGCGCGCTCGGAGGCGGCGGCAGTGTCCTGGCCGTCCCCGCCCTGATCTATCTGCTCGGTTTTACCCCGGTCGCGGCCAGCACCGCGAGCCTCCTCATCGTGACCGCCACCTCGGCCACGGCACTGTTCGGCCACGCCCGCGACGGCCAGGTCCGCTGGCGTACGGGGGCGCTCCTCGCGGCGGCGGGCATCGGCCCGGCGCTGCTGGGCGGCGCGGTAGCGGGTCGGCTGCCGGACGCCGCGTTGACCGGGGCCTTCGCCGTGGTCGCGGCGGTGGCGGCGGCCCGCATGCTGCGCTCCCGGCAGGGTCCGGACGACGCCCGTCCGGTCCGGTCCGTCCGGGCCGCGGCGGCCGGTGGCGGGCTCGGCGCGGTCACCGGCGTACTCGGAGTCGGCGGCGGCTTCCTCGCCGTACCGGCGCTCGTGGGCGTACTCGGTCTGCGGATGAGGGAGGCGGTGGGCACCAGCCTGCTCGTCATCACCGTCAACTCGCTCGCCGCGCTCGTGATGCGCGCCGGTACGGCCGACGGCCTGGACTGGGCCGTCATCGCGCCCTTCGCCGGGGCCGCGATCCTCGGCGCGTGGGACGGCAAACGCCTCGCCGCGAAGGTGTCCAGCCCCACGCTCCAACGGGTCTTCGCCCTGGTGCTGCTCGCGGTGGCCGCCCTGATGCTCATCGACACGGCGGTGTGA
- a CDS encoding MFS transporter, with protein sequence MPLFANTPVEKMTGPYPRRRPALLVLCLSLLIVVMANTSLIVAAPDMTQDLGLSSSDLQWVIDGYTVPYAALMLVLGSIGDKYSRRGALVAGLVIFAGGSVMGSLVDGTGLVITARAIMGVGAAVVMPATLSLLVAIFPKRERAKAITAWTATSGLAIAVGPLVAGWLLEDHAWGSTFLINVPIAVVAVIGALVLVPPSKAANAGRIDYVGGLLSIVSVGSLVYAIIEGPHFGWGTGPVTAAVVAGVGLPAFVLWELRHPHPMLDVRRFAQRPFSGSMLAVLFFFFGTFGAIYYSTQFLQFVLGYGALETGVRLLPLAGAVFVGAAATGRLTPKLGMKAMVVAGMAIGTVGVLLLTRIDTGSTYADFLAPMMMLGFAIGLSVSPATDTIMGSFPESELGVGGGANDTALELGGSLGIAVLGSLLATAYKDRLADLVGGQLPASAMETAKDSVGGGLAVAEQIAKTPSAGPQQAQALIDAVHEAFAHGVAHTSLIGGIIMAAGTMIVLAVLPGRKAAENDQEEPAEPEESPKERVDVV encoded by the coding sequence ATGCCGCTCTTCGCCAACACACCCGTCGAGAAGATGACAGGGCCGTACCCGCGGCGCCGGCCCGCCCTGCTGGTGCTGTGTCTGAGTCTGCTGATCGTGGTCATGGCGAACACGTCACTGATCGTGGCGGCGCCGGACATGACCCAGGACCTGGGCCTGAGCAGCAGTGACCTGCAGTGGGTCATCGACGGCTACACCGTTCCCTACGCCGCGCTGATGCTCGTCCTCGGCTCGATCGGCGACAAGTACAGCCGTCGCGGTGCCCTCGTCGCGGGTCTGGTGATCTTCGCGGGCGGTTCGGTGATGGGCAGCCTGGTCGACGGGACGGGCCTGGTGATCACGGCCCGGGCGATCATGGGCGTCGGCGCTGCGGTGGTCATGCCGGCCACGCTGTCCCTGCTGGTCGCGATCTTCCCGAAGCGTGAGCGGGCCAAGGCCATCACGGCCTGGACCGCGACCTCCGGCCTCGCCATCGCGGTCGGCCCGCTGGTGGCCGGCTGGCTGCTGGAGGACCACGCCTGGGGTTCGACCTTCCTGATCAACGTTCCCATCGCCGTCGTCGCCGTGATAGGCGCGCTGGTCCTGGTGCCGCCGTCGAAGGCGGCGAACGCGGGCCGGATCGACTACGTGGGCGGACTGCTGTCGATCGTCTCCGTCGGCTCGCTCGTCTACGCGATCATCGAGGGCCCGCACTTCGGCTGGGGCACCGGCCCGGTCACCGCCGCAGTGGTCGCGGGCGTGGGCCTGCCGGCCTTCGTGCTCTGGGAGCTGCGTCACCCGCACCCGATGCTGGACGTGCGCAGGTTCGCCCAGCGTCCCTTCAGCGGCTCGATGCTGGCGGTGCTGTTCTTCTTCTTCGGCACCTTCGGCGCGATCTACTACTCCACCCAGTTCCTGCAGTTCGTCCTCGGCTACGGCGCGCTGGAGACCGGCGTCCGTCTGCTGCCGCTGGCCGGCGCGGTGTTCGTCGGCGCCGCGGCCACCGGGCGCCTGACGCCGAAGCTGGGCATGAAGGCGATGGTGGTGGCCGGCATGGCCATCGGCACCGTGGGCGTCCTCCTGCTCACCCGGATCGACACGGGCTCCACGTACGCCGACTTCCTGGCGCCGATGATGATGCTCGGGTTCGCGATCGGTCTGAGCGTGTCCCCCGCCACCGACACCATCATGGGCTCCTTCCCGGAGAGCGAGCTGGGCGTCGGCGGCGGCGCCAACGACACCGCGCTGGAACTCGGCGGCTCCCTCGGCATCGCCGTACTGGGCTCGCTGCTGGCCACCGCGTACAAGGACCGGCTTGCCGACCTGGTCGGCGGTCAGCTGCCGGCCTCCGCGATGGAGACGGCCAAGGACTCGGTCGGCGGCGGTCTGGCGGTCGCCGAGCAGATCGCGAAGACCCCCTCCGCCGGACCCCAGCAGGCGCAGGCCCTGATCGACGCGGTGCACGAGGCCTTCGCCCACGGCGTCGCGCACACCAGCCTGATCGGCGGGATCATCATGGCCGCCGGAACCATGATCGTCCTCGCGGTCCTGCCCGGCCGCAAGGCCGCCGAGAACGACCAGGAGGAGCCGGCGGAGCCGGAGGAGAGCCCGAAGGAGCGCGTGGACGTCGTCTGA
- a CDS encoding MBL fold metallo-hydrolase, translating to MFFVDTIEVAGLGNRSYLAGGEREAVVIDPPRDVDQVIAAAARRGVRIAHVVETHVHNDYVTGGPELARLTGAAYLVPAGARVFFERTPVRDGDRTVVDAGAGLALRALATPGHTPHHTSYVLEEAGAAVAVFTGGSLLIGTVGRPDLVEPRLTEDLARAQHASARRLADELPDETAVLPTHGFGSFCSAGRAEGGATTIGKEKSANEALGRDVDTFVADLLAGLDEVPAYYAHMGPANAAGPAPVDLTPPAVADADEIAARLAAGEWVVDLRNRVAFAEGHVAGSFNFEAEGQLATYLAWLIPWGKPVTLLAESAGQLAAAQRELVRVGVDRPAAAATGEPSAWVRGGEPLAAFRRATFADLADLVGRHPGDGPVVLDVRRASERAGGFIEGSVHIPVHALHGRLGEIPAGEVWVHCAGGMRAAIAASLLDAAGREVVAVDDAFTAAEKAGLTVRTV from the coding sequence GTGTTCTTCGTTGACACCATCGAGGTGGCGGGGCTCGGCAACCGCAGCTATCTGGCGGGCGGCGAGCGGGAGGCCGTCGTGATCGATCCGCCGCGTGACGTCGACCAGGTGATCGCGGCCGCGGCCCGGCGGGGCGTGCGGATAGCGCACGTGGTCGAGACGCACGTGCACAACGACTACGTCACCGGCGGTCCGGAGCTGGCCCGGCTCACGGGCGCGGCCTACCTCGTTCCGGCCGGAGCCCGTGTCTTCTTCGAGCGGACACCCGTGCGCGACGGGGACAGGACGGTCGTCGACGCCGGCGCGGGTCTGGCCCTGCGCGCGCTGGCGACCCCGGGCCACACCCCGCACCACACCTCGTACGTCCTGGAGGAGGCCGGGGCGGCGGTCGCGGTCTTCACCGGGGGTTCGCTGCTCATCGGTACGGTCGGACGCCCCGACCTCGTCGAACCCCGCCTGACCGAGGACCTGGCCCGCGCCCAGCACGCCTCCGCCCGCAGGCTCGCGGACGAACTCCCCGACGAGACAGCGGTGTTGCCCACCCACGGCTTCGGCAGCTTCTGTTCCGCCGGCCGGGCCGAGGGCGGTGCCACCACCATCGGCAAGGAGAAGTCGGCCAACGAGGCGCTCGGCCGGGACGTGGACACCTTCGTCGCCGATCTGCTGGCGGGGCTGGACGAAGTCCCCGCCTACTACGCGCACATGGGCCCGGCCAACGCCGCGGGGCCCGCGCCCGTCGACCTCACCCCACCGGCCGTGGCCGACGCCGACGAGATCGCCGCCCGGCTGGCCGCGGGGGAGTGGGTGGTCGATCTGCGAAACCGGGTCGCGTTCGCCGAAGGGCATGTCGCGGGCTCGTTCAACTTCGAGGCCGAGGGGCAACTGGCCACCTATCTGGCCTGGTTGATCCCATGGGGCAAGCCGGTGACGCTGCTCGCCGAATCGGCCGGGCAACTGGCCGCCGCCCAGCGCGAGTTGGTCCGGGTCGGCGTCGACCGTCCGGCCGCCGCGGCCACCGGTGAACCCTCGGCATGGGTGCGCGGGGGCGAGCCCCTGGCCGCATTCCGCCGGGCCACGTTCGCCGATCTCGCCGACCTCGTCGGTCGCCACCCCGGTGACGGCCCTGTCGTACTGGACGTCCGGCGGGCCTCCGAACGCGCCGGCGGCTTCATCGAGGGCTCGGTCCACATCCCGGTCCATGCCCTGCACGGACGGCTCGGCGAGATTCCCGCGGGCGAGGTGTGGGTGCACTGCGCGGGCGGCATGCGCGCCGCCATCGCCGCCTCCCTGCTGGACGCGGCGGGCCGTGAAGTCGTCGCCGTGGACGACGCGTTCACCGCGGCGGAGAAGGCCGGCCTCACCGTCCGGACCGTCTGA
- a CDS encoding TetR/AcrR family transcriptional regulator produces the protein MTSPPATHEPLSRTARATRTRILEAARRELGRNADSSLGDIAEAAGVARRTVYAHFAGRAALLGGLAAEAGEAIRGATADIDTSAPDAARALARVVLTLWPVGDRYRTLIGLARQDLRASGFSELLTPVRDMVAGILARGQRQGVFHTGVPPGPLSRALEAHILALLDSVNSGIWADDGSGTATTALIAAGADRDVAASTVRRLCDANQPGCQATRARNSGAE, from the coding sequence GTGACCAGCCCGCCAGCGACGCACGAACCCCTCAGCCGTACGGCCCGCGCCACCCGCACGCGCATCCTGGAAGCGGCTCGGCGGGAACTGGGGCGCAACGCCGACAGCAGCCTCGGTGACATAGCCGAGGCCGCCGGTGTGGCGCGTCGCACCGTCTACGCGCACTTCGCGGGGCGGGCCGCTCTCCTCGGAGGGCTCGCGGCGGAGGCCGGGGAGGCGATACGCGGCGCGACCGCCGACATCGACACGTCGGCTCCGGATGCCGCGAGGGCCCTGGCGCGTGTCGTCCTCACCCTCTGGCCGGTCGGTGACCGCTATCGCACGCTCATCGGGCTCGCCCGCCAGGACCTGAGGGCCAGCGGGTTCAGCGAACTCCTGACTCCCGTGCGCGACATGGTCGCCGGGATCCTCGCCCGTGGCCAACGGCAGGGCGTCTTCCACACCGGCGTCCCGCCCGGCCCGCTCAGCAGAGCCCTCGAAGCGCACATTCTGGCCCTCCTCGACAGCGTCAACTCCGGGATCTGGGCCGACGACGGCTCGGGCACCGCCACCACCGCTCTGATCGCCGCGGGCGCCGACCGCGATGTCGCGGCCTCGACGGTTCGCCGCCTCTGCGACGCCAACCAGCCCGGGTGCCAAGCGACTCGGGCACGCAACTCGGGTGCCGAGTAA
- the mhpA gene encoding bifunctional 3-(3-hydroxy-phenyl)propionate/3-hydroxycinnamic acid hydroxylase MhpA, whose amino-acid sequence MTVDQAAGARDTAPRSAHVPVVIVGAGPVGVTAALLLARRGVRTVVLERHHGVYPLPRAVATDDEVRRILQTAGVDEEFTAIARPARGLRLLDARHRVMAEFPRAEQGAHGFPQTSMFDQPELERLLRDALARRPECDLWTGVEVVGVDVGEDSNGPVRVTLRRDGAEEHLWADAVLGCDGAGSLTRDAVGAGWQDLRFEERWTVVDVRTSVPVRCWEGVEQVCDPDRPATFMRIGEDRYRWEFRLRDEPEADHERLRELIAPWVDLSYGSDFEVVRQAQYTFRARIADRWRRGRVFLLGDAAHLTPPFIGQGLCSGMRDAHNLTWKLARVLQQGADERLLDTYESERKPHARHAIRLAVAMGWAMTGGQDGAAVLRRGVLGAAFRIPGLTAAAARDLSPALAAGPLVRRRALRWTRWGGRGLVGGICPQPWVAVDGRRVRLDELLGGSFAVLTAVPLSPSLRAVAGGLGARVVPVAGLGDDGHLAAWLREGRADAVLLRPDRVVMDVVPSGADDFTDTAGWAALLHSTRKPLPAQRTIDTSLLRSAAR is encoded by the coding sequence ATGACCGTCGACCAGGCCGCCGGAGCACGGGACACCGCGCCCAGGTCGGCACACGTACCCGTGGTGATCGTCGGAGCCGGGCCGGTGGGTGTGACCGCCGCCCTCCTGCTCGCCCGGCGCGGCGTACGGACCGTCGTCCTCGAACGCCATCACGGCGTCTACCCCCTCCCCCGCGCCGTCGCCACCGACGACGAGGTGCGCAGGATCCTCCAGACCGCCGGGGTCGACGAGGAGTTCACCGCGATCGCCCGCCCCGCGCGGGGGCTCCGGCTGCTGGACGCCCGGCACCGGGTGATGGCCGAGTTCCCGCGCGCCGAGCAGGGGGCGCACGGCTTCCCGCAGACCAGCATGTTCGACCAGCCGGAGCTGGAGCGGCTGCTGCGCGACGCCCTGGCCCGCCGCCCGGAGTGCGATCTGTGGACCGGGGTGGAGGTCGTCGGCGTGGACGTCGGCGAGGACAGCAATGGCCCTGTCCGGGTGACCCTCCGCCGGGACGGCGCCGAGGAACACCTGTGGGCGGACGCCGTCCTCGGCTGTGACGGTGCGGGCAGCCTCACCCGCGACGCCGTCGGCGCCGGATGGCAGGACCTGCGCTTCGAGGAGCGCTGGACGGTCGTCGACGTGCGCACGAGCGTCCCGGTCCGCTGCTGGGAAGGCGTGGAACAGGTCTGTGATCCCGACCGGCCCGCGACCTTCATGCGCATCGGCGAGGACCGCTACCGCTGGGAGTTCCGTCTGCGGGACGAGCCGGAAGCGGATCACGAGCGGCTGCGCGAGCTGATCGCTCCCTGGGTGGATCTCTCGTACGGCTCCGACTTCGAGGTGGTGCGGCAGGCTCAGTACACCTTCCGGGCCCGTATCGCCGACCGCTGGCGCCGGGGGCGGGTCTTCCTGCTCGGTGACGCCGCGCACCTCACCCCGCCGTTCATCGGGCAGGGGCTGTGCTCCGGGATGCGCGACGCCCACAACCTGACGTGGAAGCTGGCCCGAGTCCTCCAACAGGGCGCTGACGAGCGGTTGTTGGATACGTACGAGAGCGAACGCAAGCCGCACGCCCGTCATGCGATCCGGCTCGCGGTCGCGATGGGCTGGGCCATGACCGGCGGCCAGGACGGTGCCGCCGTCCTCCGTCGCGGCGTCCTGGGCGCGGCCTTCCGTATTCCCGGCCTGACCGCGGCGGCCGCCCGTGACCTCAGTCCGGCCCTTGCCGCGGGGCCGCTCGTGCGCCGACGCGCCCTCCGTTGGACCCGCTGGGGCGGTCGCGGTCTCGTGGGCGGAATCTGCCCGCAGCCGTGGGTGGCCGTCGACGGGCGGCGCGTCCGTCTCGACGAGCTGCTCGGTGGCTCCTTCGCCGTACTGACCGCCGTACCGCTCTCGCCCTCGCTGCGGGCGGTCGCCGGCGGACTCGGTGCCCGGGTCGTCCCCGTGGCCGGCCTCGGCGACGACGGCCACCTTGCCGCCTGGCTGCGCGAGGGCCGGGCGGACGCCGTGCTGTTGCGTCCCGACCGCGTCGTCATGGACGTCGTCCCGTCCGGCGCCGACGACTTCACCGACACCGCGGGCTGGGCGGCCCTGCTGCACAGCACACGAAAACCTCTCCCCGCCCAACGGACCATCGACACAAGCCTGTTGAGGAGCGCCGCACGATGA
- a CDS encoding LmeA family phospholipid-binding protein, whose amino-acid sequence MYRPHPEYRDDFAYQPDATRTHRLPLVIALAALCALILVPVVVDRVATARVESGTAEAFQEGMGTSTRPKVHVRGFPVLTQVVSGTLRHVDISAHDIPADEATRPLPVTELDLGLDDLRKSDDGSEARARSAEATARLSYTDVSDALGPEVSQGDRPGRIGGGSRCRSATGSP is encoded by the coding sequence ATGTACCGCCCCCATCCCGAATACCGCGACGACTTCGCGTACCAGCCGGACGCCACTCGGACGCACCGGCTACCGCTCGTCATCGCGCTCGCCGCCCTGTGCGCGCTGATCCTCGTCCCCGTGGTGGTCGACCGTGTCGCGACGGCGCGGGTGGAGTCGGGTACGGCCGAGGCGTTCCAGGAGGGCATGGGCACATCCACGCGGCCCAAGGTCCATGTGCGGGGCTTCCCCGTGCTGACCCAGGTGGTCTCCGGCACCCTGCGGCACGTGGACATCAGCGCTCACGACATACCCGCCGACGAGGCCACCCGTCCGCTGCCGGTGACCGAACTCGACCTCGGGCTCGACGACTTGCGGAAGTCGGACGACGGCAGCGAGGCACGGGCACGCAGTGCCGAAGCGACCGCCCGGCTGTCGTACACCGATGTGTCCGACGCCCTCGGTCCTGAGGTGTCCCAGGGCGACCGGCCCGGCCGGATCGGCGGAGGATCGCGATGCCGTTCGGCGACGGGATCACCGTGA
- a CDS encoding carbohydrate ABC transporter permease, translating into MTTSTVAVRKPVAWRRVALHLGCLAALLVMLYPLAWLLATSLKPADEVIASLDLLPSSLEWSNYKTALDGVNDVSVWQLLGNSLFIAGGAVVGNVLSCSLAAYAFARLRFRFRGPLFAFMIATIMLPHHAVLIPQYIIFNQLGMVNTYWPLILPKFLATEAFFVFLIVQFMRGLPRELEEAARIDGCGPFRSFFLVILPLTRPALITTAIFTFIWTWNDFFTQLIYLFSPEKFTLTLALRSFVDASSQSAFGPMFAMSVIALLPIVLFFLAFQRFLVEGMANSGIKG; encoded by the coding sequence ATGACCACCTCAACTGTCGCCGTACGCAAGCCCGTCGCCTGGCGTCGCGTCGCCCTGCACCTCGGCTGTCTGGCCGCGCTGCTCGTGATGCTGTACCCGCTGGCATGGCTGCTCGCGACCTCGCTCAAGCCCGCCGACGAGGTCATCGCCAGCCTCGACCTGCTGCCCAGCAGCCTGGAGTGGTCCAACTACAAGACGGCCCTCGACGGCGTGAACGACGTCTCCGTGTGGCAGTTGCTCGGCAACTCGCTGTTCATCGCGGGCGGCGCGGTCGTCGGGAACGTACTGAGCTGCTCGCTGGCCGCGTACGCCTTCGCCCGGCTGCGATTCCGCTTCCGCGGCCCGCTGTTCGCGTTCATGATCGCGACGATCATGCTGCCGCACCACGCCGTGCTGATCCCGCAGTACATCATCTTCAACCAGCTCGGCATGGTGAACACCTACTGGCCGCTGATCCTGCCCAAGTTCCTTGCCACGGAGGCGTTCTTCGTCTTCCTCATCGTGCAGTTCATGCGAGGGCTGCCGCGCGAACTGGAGGAGGCGGCGCGGATCGACGGGTGCGGGCCGTTCAGGAGCTTCTTCCTGGTGATCCTCCCGCTCACCCGTCCGGCACTCATCACCACGGCGATCTTCACCTTCATCTGGACCTGGAACGACTTCTTCACCCAGCTGATCTACCTCTTCTCGCCGGAGAAGTTCACGCTCACGCTGGCGCTCAGGTCGTTCGTGGACGCGTCCAGCCAGTCCGCGTTCGGCCCGATGTTCGCCATGTCGGTGATCGCCCTCCTCCCGATCGTCCTGTTCTTCCTCGCCTTCCAGCGGTTCCTGGTCGAGGGCATGGCGAACTCCGGGATCAAGGGATGA
- a CDS encoding rhodanese-like domain-containing protein, with product MTVSPTPVVLGVGQARSRLHDLTVIDVRTPGEYASGHLPGALNIPLDQVRRVLPGLRHAAERGDVLMVCASGNRSQAACELLAGEDIAAATLAGGTTAWAAEGNDLDRPPASGARVVWAMERQVRLTAGTLVLVGLALGLFVHPAFQLLSAGVAGGLVLSALTNTCTMAVLLGKLPHNRPRAADLEATLAALRGR from the coding sequence ATGACCGTTTCCCCCACGCCCGTCGTCCTCGGCGTCGGCCAGGCCCGCAGCCGGCTGCACGACCTCACCGTCATCGACGTACGGACGCCGGGCGAGTACGCCTCGGGTCATCTGCCCGGCGCCCTGAACATCCCGCTGGACCAGGTGCGGCGGGTGCTGCCCGGACTACGGCATGCCGCCGAGCGCGGTGACGTCCTGATGGTGTGTGCCTCCGGCAACCGCTCCCAGGCAGCCTGCGAACTCCTGGCCGGAGAGGACATCGCCGCGGCGACCCTTGCCGGCGGCACGACCGCGTGGGCTGCCGAGGGGAACGACCTGGACCGGCCCCCGGCCTCCGGTGCCCGCGTCGTCTGGGCCATGGAACGCCAGGTGCGCCTCACCGCCGGCACGCTCGTACTCGTCGGACTGGCCCTGGGACTGTTCGTCCACCCGGCCTTCCAGCTCCTCTCGGCCGGGGTCGCGGGCGGCCTGGTCCTCTCCGCGCTCACCAACACCTGCACCATGGCCGTCCTGCTCGGCAAGCTGCCGCACAACCGCCCTCGCGCGGCCGACCTGGAGGCCACACTGGCCGCTCTGCGCGGCCGCTGA